From Microbacterium sp. 10M-3C3:
ATCACGCGTACTCCTTCGTCGTGAGAGGCCGCGTCGGTGCGGCGGGCGCTCTCCCCATCGTGCGCGCGTGGCGGGCGCGTCGCCGCATCCGCGCTTGCCATATGGATACCCGCCGACGTAGCGTCCATATCGTGGACACGGATGCAGCGACGCGTACGGTGCCCGGCGCGCAGGCGATCGCGCGGGCAGCGCGGCTGCTGCGCCTCGTGACCGCCGCGGGAGCGGAGGGTGCCGCGGTGTCGGCGCTCGCCGAGCGCGCCGACCTCACGCGGCCGACCGCACACCGGCTGCTCGCCGCGCTCCAGCGCGAGGGCCTCGTCGACCGCGATGACGCCACCGGCCGCTGGGCGCCGGGACCCGAGCTGTACCTCATGGGCACCGTGGCCGCGGCGCGCTACGACATCACCGCGATCGCGCGCGACATCGTGCGCTCGCTCGCGGTGCGCACCGAGGAGAGCGCGTTCCTCTCCGTGCGACGGGGAGATGAGACCGTCTGCCTCGTGCGCGAGGAGGGGAGCTTCCCGATCCGTTCGTTCGTGCTCGCCGAAGGCGTGCGGTTCCCGCTCGGCGTCGCGTCCGCGGGGCTTGCGATCCTCGCGTTCCTCCCGTCCCACGATGTGGACGCGTACTTCGAGCGGCACCCCGACCTCGCGCGGCGGTGGGGCGCCGCCCACGGCGAGAAGCGACTGCGCGCGCGCCTGCGCGAGACGCACGAGCGCGGCTACGCGGTGAACCCCGGGCTGATCGTCGAGGGCAGCTGGGGGATGGGAGCCGCGGTGTTCACGCGCGAGGGGCATCCGCAGTGGGCGCTGAGCCTCACGGGCGTGGAGTTCCGCTTCGGCCCCGAGCGCATCGCCGAGCTCGGACGGGTGCTGCTCTCGCACGCGCACCAGCTGACGACCCGCATCGCCGCGCGCTGACCCCGCGCGGCTCAGTCGCCGGGAGCGGTGAGCACGAGCCGGCTGACGCGCACGCGCACGACCGGTGCGGCCGAGGTGTGCGCGGCGAGCACCGTCCGCACGCGCGCGGCGACCGCCTCGGCGACGCGGGCCGAGTCGCGGCCGAGCTCGACGCCGATGCTCACGGTCGCCTCGGCGGACGACGGCGACACCTGCACCGACGACAGGGCCGCCGTGCCGCGTGCGAGATGGTCTACCGCGCGGGCGACGATCGGGCGCGCGGCGTACACGGCGGCCACGCCGGGCACCGCTCGTGCCGCGGTGTCGACGTCGACCCCGATGCTGTCGGTCGTCGGTGCGGCGGCGGTCCCTCCGCCGGCCGCGGGCACGGTCTGCTCGCTCATCGCTCCCCCTCGTCCTCGTCCATGTGCACGTTGTCGACCGTCACGTCGACGCGCCCCACACGCAGCTCCCCCTGGCTCTGGATGGCCGCGGCCACCGCCGCGCGCGCGGCGGTGGCCACCTCTTCCACGCGCTCGCCGAAGCGCACGCTCACGGTGATCGTCACGTCGAACGCGCCCGTCTCGTCGTCACGGCGCAGCTTCGTGCGGCCGACGAGGATGCCGGGCACCTCGTCGCCTGCCGCGCGGACGAGCTCGTACAGCGCGCCCTCCGTGACGAACAGGCCCGCATCAGGGTCGTGCGGCAGGAGCGGGATGTCCGACCCCGCCCGGAACTCCCGCATCACCTCCTGCATGATGCCGTCGTACCACTTCTCGTCGAGCGGGCGCGTGCTCTCGTGCGCGACGAGGGCGCGCGAGAGCGCCCCCATCCGCTCCATCGAGGCGAGCACCGACTGGCACTCCGCATTCGTGTCGATCGCCGCGATGGCCGGGCGCCGACCGCGGTCGAGATAGGCCGACAGGTCTTCGAGCGTGTAGCCCGACCCGCCCACGCCGCGCGCGTCGGCGTCGTCCACGTCGTCCGTCATCCCCGTCACCTCCATTCCTGCATCCGCTCGATCACGGTCTTGCGGGCCCGCGCGAGGCGCCCCCGCACGGTGGCGGCGGAGACGCCCACCTGCTCCGCGATCTCGTCATAGCTGTATCCGCTCACTTCCTTGAGCACCCACACCACCCGCTGGTCTTCCGGCAGCTCGCCGAGCACGCGCGAGAGCGCCTCCATCTGCGAGGATCGCACGGCGCTGCGCTCGGGGTCGTCGAGCGCGATCACGGCGTCGTCCACGATCTGCTCCGTGGGCTTGCGGCGGCGCAGCCGGTCGGTCGCCTTCCGCGACACGATCGTCGTGAGCCAGCTGCGCACCTTGTCGGGCTCGGCGAGCTCGGGCAGGCGCTGCCACGCCGTGATCAGCGCCTCCTGCACGCAGTCGTCGGCGTCGGCGCGCGAGCCGGTGAGCCGCGTCGCGAACGCCACGAGGAACGGCGCGTGCCGGCGCACCAGCACGCCGAAGGCGAGCTGATCGCCGTCGGCGGCACGGGCGGCCAGGAGGCCGTCGGGTGCGGCCGTCAGAGCGGTCATGCGGGTGGCTCTCTGTCAGGTGACTCTC
This genomic window contains:
- a CDS encoding Asp23/Gls24 family envelope stress response protein encodes the protein MTDDVDDADARGVGGSGYTLEDLSAYLDRGRRPAIAAIDTNAECQSVLASMERMGALSRALVAHESTRPLDEKWYDGIMQEVMREFRAGSDIPLLPHDPDAGLFVTEGALYELVRAAGDEVPGILVGRTKLRRDDETGAFDVTITVSVRFGERVEEVATAARAAVAAAIQSQGELRVGRVDVTVDNVHMDEDEGER
- a CDS encoding IclR family transcriptional regulator, translated to MDTRRRSVHIVDTDAATRTVPGAQAIARAARLLRLVTAAGAEGAAVSALAERADLTRPTAHRLLAALQREGLVDRDDATGRWAPGPELYLMGTVAAARYDITAIARDIVRSLAVRTEESAFLSVRRGDETVCLVREEGSFPIRSFVLAEGVRFPLGVASAGLAILAFLPSHDVDAYFERHPDLARRWGAAHGEKRLRARLRETHERGYAVNPGLIVEGSWGMGAAVFTREGHPQWALSLTGVEFRFGPERIAELGRVLLSHAHQLTTRIAAR
- a CDS encoding sigma-70 family RNA polymerase sigma factor, encoding MTALTAAPDGLLAARAADGDQLAFGVLVRRHAPFLVAFATRLTGSRADADDCVQEALITAWQRLPELAEPDKVRSWLTTIVSRKATDRLRRRKPTEQIVDDAVIALDDPERSAVRSSQMEALSRVLGELPEDQRVVWVLKEVSGYSYDEIAEQVGVSAATVRGRLARARKTVIERMQEWR